In Euzebyales bacterium, the following proteins share a genomic window:
- the hutI gene encoding imidazolonepropionase, with the protein MSVVLTGIGRLVSHDPGLPSGGPLALVCDGGRVAWVGQGAPPQQAGDRHVDVGGRCVIPGFVDSHTHLVFAGDRIAEFTARLAGEPYETGGIATTVTATRAADVTALEDTVHRLSAEALDGGTTTLEIKSGYGLTVDDERRLLEVAGQVDDADVTFLGAHVVPPEHTDDPDRYVDLVRGPMLRRCAPLARWCDVFCEAGAFDADQSRVVLEAGRAHGLGLRVHANQLGPGPGIRLGVEMGAAAVDHCTFVDDADVDALAASSTVATLLPAVEFSTRTPPAPARTLLDAGVQVALASDCNPGSSYTTSMAFVVALACHRYGLTPDEAVRAATLGGARALARDEVGHLGIGAVADLVVLDAPDPAYLAYRPGLPQVHAVIRRARIVRFRGGVIW; encoded by the coding sequence GTGAGCGTGGTGCTCACCGGCATCGGACGGCTCGTCAGCCACGATCCTGGCCTGCCGAGCGGCGGCCCGCTGGCGCTCGTGTGCGACGGTGGGCGCGTGGCATGGGTCGGGCAGGGCGCCCCACCGCAGCAGGCGGGCGACCGCCACGTCGACGTCGGTGGCCGCTGTGTGATCCCGGGCTTCGTCGACAGTCACACCCACCTCGTGTTCGCCGGCGACCGCATTGCGGAGTTCACGGCGCGGCTGGCCGGTGAGCCGTACGAGACCGGCGGCATCGCGACCACCGTGACGGCGACCCGCGCGGCCGACGTGACCGCGCTCGAGGACACGGTCCACCGGCTGTCGGCCGAGGCACTCGACGGTGGCACGACCACGCTGGAGATCAAGTCCGGCTACGGCCTGACCGTCGACGACGAGCGCCGGCTGCTCGAGGTTGCCGGTCAGGTCGACGACGCGGATGTGACGTTCCTCGGTGCCCACGTGGTGCCACCTGAGCACACCGACGATCCCGACCGCTACGTCGACCTCGTGCGTGGGCCGATGCTGCGCCGTTGTGCCCCGCTGGCCCGCTGGTGCGACGTGTTCTGCGAGGCCGGCGCGTTCGACGCCGACCAGAGCCGTGTGGTCCTCGAGGCCGGGCGCGCGCACGGCCTCGGCCTGCGCGTGCACGCCAACCAGCTGGGGCCGGGACCTGGGATCCGGCTCGGGGTGGAGATGGGCGCGGCCGCCGTCGACCACTGCACGTTCGTCGACGATGCCGACGTTGACGCGCTCGCCGCGTCATCGACCGTCGCGACCCTGCTGCCCGCGGTGGAGTTCTCGACGCGGACCCCGCCCGCTCCGGCGCGCACGCTGCTGGACGCCGGCGTGCAGGTCGCGCTGGCGTCCGACTGCAACCCCGGGTCGAGCTACACGACGAGCATGGCGTTCGTCGTTGCGCTGGCGTGCCACCGGTACGGGCTGACCCCCGACGAGGCGGTCCGCGCGGCCACGCTCGGAGGCGCCCGCGCGCTGGCCCGTGACGAGGTCGGCCACCTCGGGATCGGGGCGGTGGCCGACCTCGTGGTGCTCGACGCACCCGACCCCGCGTACCTCGCCTACCGTCCGGGCCTGCCGCAGGTGCACGCGGTGATCCGACGTGCACGGATCGTGCGCTTCAGAGGTGGGGTGATCTGGTGA
- the hutU gene encoding urocanate hydratase — MECRGWLQEAALRCLRNNLDPQVAERPEDLVVYGGSGKAARDHASLAAIEQCLRELAEDETLLVQSGKPVGMFRTFPHAPRVLIANSLLVPDWATWEDFWQLEAQGLTMYGQMTAGSWIYIGTQGILQGTYQTFAALADQRFGGELTGRVVLTAGLGGMGGAQPLAITMNGGVALCVEVDPARAHRRIETRYLDEIAADLDDAVGRVRAAADAGRALSVGVVANAAEVFPELLRRGVDVDVVTDQTSAHDPLNGYIPHGLTLDEAAELRGKDPAAYVRRARASMARHCEAMVGFQHAGVEVFDYGNNLRGEAREGGFADAFAYPGFVPAYLRPLFCEGKGPFRWVALSGDPADIAATDRAVADAFPDDAPLQRWLELARDRVAFQGLPARICWLGYGERAEAGARFNDLVASGTVRAPIVIGRDHLDSGSVASPYRETEAMADGSDAIADWPILNALLNVASGAAWVAVHHGGGVGMGKSIHAGAQVVADGTGDAAQRLDRVLTNDPGTGVMRHADAGYDRALDVTRARGLRIPMAQ, encoded by the coding sequence ATGGAGTGTCGAGGATGGCTGCAGGAGGCCGCGCTGCGCTGCCTGCGCAACAACCTGGACCCGCAGGTGGCGGAGCGACCGGAGGACCTGGTCGTGTACGGCGGATCCGGCAAGGCCGCCCGTGACCACGCGAGCCTCGCCGCGATCGAGCAGTGCCTGCGCGAGCTGGCCGAGGACGAGACGCTGCTGGTGCAGTCGGGCAAGCCGGTCGGCATGTTCCGCACGTTCCCGCACGCGCCGCGGGTGCTGATCGCCAACTCCCTGCTGGTGCCCGACTGGGCGACCTGGGAGGACTTCTGGCAGCTGGAGGCGCAGGGCCTGACGATGTACGGCCAGATGACCGCAGGGTCGTGGATCTACATCGGCACGCAGGGGATCCTGCAGGGCACCTACCAGACGTTCGCAGCGCTCGCCGACCAGCGGTTCGGGGGCGAACTGACGGGGCGGGTGGTCCTGACCGCCGGGCTTGGCGGCATGGGCGGTGCCCAACCGCTGGCGATCACGATGAACGGCGGCGTGGCGCTATGCGTCGAGGTCGACCCGGCGCGGGCGCACCGGCGCATCGAGACCCGCTACCTCGACGAGATCGCCGCAGACCTCGACGACGCTGTCGGCCGGGTCCGTGCGGCGGCCGACGCGGGCCGCGCCCTGTCGGTCGGCGTCGTCGCCAACGCGGCCGAGGTCTTCCCCGAGCTGCTGCGTCGCGGTGTCGACGTCGACGTCGTGACCGATCAGACCTCGGCGCACGACCCACTCAACGGCTACATCCCGCACGGGCTGACGCTCGACGAGGCCGCCGAGCTCCGCGGGAAGGACCCTGCCGCGTACGTGCGGCGTGCGCGGGCGTCGATGGCACGCCACTGCGAGGCGATGGTCGGGTTCCAGCACGCCGGTGTCGAGGTGTTCGACTACGGCAACAACCTGCGCGGCGAGGCGCGCGAGGGCGGCTTCGCCGACGCCTTCGCCTATCCCGGGTTCGTGCCGGCGTACCTGCGTCCGCTGTTCTGCGAGGGCAAGGGTCCGTTCCGTTGGGTGGCGCTGTCGGGCGATCCCGCCGACATCGCGGCCACCGACCGCGCGGTCGCCGACGCCTTCCCCGACGACGCCCCGCTGCAGCGGTGGCTGGAGCTCGCCCGCGACCGCGTCGCCTTCCAGGGGTTGCCCGCCCGGATCTGCTGGCTGGGCTACGGCGAGCGCGCCGAGGCGGGCGCGCGGTTCAACGACCTGGTCGCCAGCGGCACGGTCAGGGCGCCGATCGTGATCGGCCGGGACCACCTCGACAGCGGCTCCGTCGCGTCGCCCTACCGTGAGACCGAGGCGATGGCCGACGGCAGCGACGCGATAGCCGACTGGCCGATCCTCAACGCCCTGCTGAACGTCGCGTCGGGCGCGGCATGGGTCGCGGTGCACCACGGTGGCGGTGTTGGCATGGGCAAGTCGATCCACGCCGGAGCCCAGGTCGTCGCCGACGGCACCGGAGACGCGGCACAGCGGCTCGACCGGGTGCTCACCAACGATCCTGGTACGGGCGTCATGCGCCACGCCGACGCCGGCTACGACCGCGCGCTCGACGTCACGCGTGCCCGCGGCCTGCGCATCCCGATGGCACAGTGA
- the hutH gene encoding histidine ammonia-lyase — MLLSSAPARPEQVVAVARGGERVEVDPRVRAVMAPARHAVERALADRDVVYGVTTGFGALADTVIPPEDADRLQHALVRSHAAGLGPPVEDEVVRAMALLRARTLAAGHTGARFDLVTALVDMLNAGIRVYVPEHGSLGASGDLAPMAHVGAVLIGEGWLRDDHDRPVDATAALAAAGLTPLRLRVKDGLALLNATEGMLGMLVLAIVDLHRLADAADLACALSVEALLATDGPYAQRLQDLRPHAGQQAAAGNLRWWLAGSPILASHRDSRHAVQDAYALRCAPQVHGAARDLIAFAARTRDVELGASVDNPVVLDDGHIESCGNFHGQPLAFALDMLALASAELGAISERRTDRILDRSRSHGLQPFLANQAGVESGFMLAQYTAASMVAENRRLAVPASTDSIPTSGMQEDHVSLGWSAGRKLRRSVANLERILAIETLVASAGVEARSPIAPGPRTGAAIARLREYIPPMPTDRFLAPDLEVACQLVHDGVLLTAADAVAI; from the coding sequence ATGCTGCTGTCGTCCGCGCCGGCGCGGCCGGAACAGGTCGTGGCCGTCGCGCGTGGCGGGGAGCGGGTCGAGGTCGACCCGCGGGTGCGTGCCGTCATGGCGCCGGCGCGCCATGCCGTGGAGCGTGCGCTGGCGGACCGCGACGTCGTCTACGGCGTGACGACCGGCTTCGGGGCGCTCGCGGACACGGTCATCCCGCCCGAGGACGCCGACCGCCTCCAGCACGCGCTGGTCCGCAGCCACGCGGCGGGCTTGGGTCCTCCCGTCGAGGACGAGGTCGTCCGCGCCATGGCGCTGCTGCGCGCACGGACGCTGGCTGCCGGCCACACCGGCGCCCGGTTCGACCTCGTCACCGCGCTCGTGGACATGCTGAACGCGGGCATCCGCGTGTACGTCCCCGAACACGGCTCGCTGGGTGCCAGCGGCGACCTGGCGCCGATGGCGCACGTCGGCGCGGTGCTCATCGGCGAGGGCTGGCTCCGCGACGACCACGACCGACCTGTGGATGCGACGGCCGCGCTGGCGGCGGCCGGCCTGACGCCGCTGCGGTTGCGGGTCAAGGACGGCCTTGCCCTCCTGAACGCGACCGAGGGCATGCTCGGGATGCTCGTCCTGGCCATCGTCGACCTCCACCGCCTCGCGGACGCAGCCGACCTGGCCTGCGCGCTGTCGGTCGAGGCGCTGTTGGCGACCGACGGGCCCTATGCCCAGCGCCTGCAGGACCTCCGGCCGCACGCCGGCCAGCAGGCCGCCGCCGGCAACCTCCGGTGGTGGCTTGCCGGCAGCCCGATCCTGGCCTCCCACCGCGACTCGCGGCACGCGGTGCAGGACGCGTACGCCCTGCGGTGCGCCCCCCAGGTCCACGGCGCCGCGCGCGACCTGATCGCGTTCGCCGCCCGGACCCGCGACGTCGAGCTGGGCGCGTCCGTCGACAACCCGGTCGTGCTCGACGACGGCCACATCGAGTCGTGCGGCAACTTCCACGGCCAGCCGCTGGCGTTCGCGCTCGACATGCTGGCGCTGGCGTCCGCGGAGCTCGGCGCGATCAGCGAGCGTCGCACCGACCGCATCCTGGACCGCTCGCGCTCCCACGGGCTCCAGCCGTTCCTGGCGAACCAGGCCGGCGTGGAGTCAGGCTTCATGCTCGCCCAGTACACGGCGGCGTCGATGGTCGCCGAGAACCGACGGCTGGCGGTGCCGGCGAGCACCGACTCGATCCCGACCTCGGGGATGCAGGAGGACCACGTGTCGCTCGGCTGGTCAGCGGGGCGCAAGCTGCGGCGGTCCGTGGCCAACCTCGAACGGATCCTGGCCATCGAGACGCTGGTCGCGTCCGCCGGCGTCGAGGCGAGGTCGCCGATCGCGCCGGGCCCACGCACCGGTGCTGCGATCGCCCGGCTGCGCGAGTACATCCCACCGATGCCGACCGACCGCTTCCTCGCCCCCGACCTCGAGGTGGCGTGCCAGCTGGTGCACGACGGCGTGCTGCTGACGGCCGCGGACGCGGTCGCGATCTGA
- a CDS encoding isocitrate lyase/phosphoenolpyruvate mutase family protein, with protein MDTITDRHRTFAALHRQGCFVIPNPWDVGTARVMAACGAQALATTSGGFAFTLGRPDMGHVTRDEALAHAESIVRATPLPVTGDLENGFVDEPDGVAETVRLAAEAGLSGCSIEDTRMVDGHPPYGFDAAVERIAAAVDATRSLPHPFVLCARADGMLTGAYDVDEAVRRIQAFERVGAALLYAPSPPSPLDQRRIVEAVARPVNALSAGALAGLSLSDFAAMGVRRVSIGSRLARVTHAVVRDVTRALCGDGDFSGLADAASGDDVDALLADGSA; from the coding sequence ATGGACACGATCACTGACCGGCACCGGACGTTCGCGGCGCTGCATCGGCAGGGGTGCTTCGTGATCCCCAACCCGTGGGATGTCGGCACGGCACGGGTGATGGCCGCGTGCGGTGCGCAGGCCCTGGCCACGACGAGCGGGGGGTTCGCCTTCACGCTCGGACGACCCGACATGGGCCACGTCACGCGCGACGAGGCGCTGGCACACGCCGAGTCGATCGTGCGGGCGACGCCGTTGCCGGTGACCGGTGACCTGGAGAACGGCTTCGTCGACGAACCCGACGGCGTGGCCGAGACCGTCCGCCTCGCCGCGGAGGCCGGGCTGTCGGGCTGCTCGATCGAGGACACGCGGATGGTCGACGGCCATCCGCCGTACGGGTTCGACGCGGCGGTCGAGCGCATCGCGGCGGCCGTGGATGCCACGCGCTCGCTCCCACATCCATTCGTGCTGTGCGCCCGCGCCGACGGCATGCTGACCGGCGCCTACGACGTCGACGAGGCCGTCCGGCGCATCCAGGCGTTCGAGCGCGTCGGCGCCGCCCTGCTGTACGCGCCGTCCCCGCCGTCTCCCCTGGACCAGCGGCGGATCGTCGAGGCGGTGGCGCGCCCGGTCAACGCGCTGTCCGCCGGCGCGCTGGCGGGCCTGTCACTGAGCGACTTCGCAGCCATGGGTGTGCGACGCGTCAGCATCGGCTCACGGCTCGCGCGCGTCACGCACGCGGTCGTGCGCGATGTGACCCGGGCGCTGTGCGGCGACGGCGACTTCTCCGGACTCGCAGACGCCGCGTCCGGCGACGACGTCGACGCCCTGCTCGCCGACGGCAGCGCCTGA